In a single window of the Sphingosinicella microcystinivorans genome:
- a CDS encoding OsmC family protein: MARVTANIGTDDYKVDVRAGHHAFVSDEPETLGGKDTGPAPFQLLLAALGSCTAITLRMYAKRKGWPLESAGVAMRHLKDGDTARIERVLTLTGDLSDEQRARLADIAERTPVTLAIKNGVPVETTLSES; the protein is encoded by the coding sequence ATCGCGCGCGTGACCGCGAACATCGGCACGGACGACTACAAGGTCGACGTCCGCGCCGGGCATCACGCGTTCGTGTCCGACGAGCCCGAGACGCTCGGCGGCAAGGACACCGGGCCCGCCCCGTTCCAGCTTCTGCTCGCCGCGCTCGGCTCGTGCACGGCGATCACGCTCAGGATGTACGCGAAGCGCAAGGGCTGGCCGCTGGAAAGCGCCGGGGTGGCGATGCGGCACCTGAAGGACGGCGACACTGCGCGGATCGAGCGCGTGCTGACGCTGACCGGCGACCTCTCCGATGAACAGCGCGCGCGGCTGGCGGACATCGCCGAGCGCACGCCGGTGACGCTCGCGATCAAAAACGGCGTGCCGGTCGAAACGACGC